The following proteins are encoded in a genomic region of Mycolicibacterium confluentis:
- the dop gene encoding depupylase/deamidase Dop produces the protein MQRIIGTEVEYGISSPSDPTANPILTSTQAVLAYAAAAGIQRAKRTRWDYEVESPLRDARGFDLSRSSGPPPIVDADEVGAANMILTNGARLYVDHAHPEYSAPEVTDPMDAVIWDKAGERVMEAAARHVASVPGAVKLQLYKNNVDGKGASYGTHENYLMSRQTPFSAVISGLTPFLVSRQVVSGSGRVGIGPSGDEPGFQLSQRADYIEVEVGLETTLKRGIINTRDEPHADADKYRRLHVIIGDANLAETSTYLKVGTMSLVLDLIEEGPQHGLDLSDLALARPVHAVHVISRDPSLRATVALADGRELTALALQRIYLDRVAKLVDARDPDPRASHVVETWAHVLDLLERDPMECAEILDWPAKLRLLEGFRNRENLSWSAPRLHLVDLQYSDVRLDKGLYNRLVARGSMKRLVTEQQVLDAVDNPPTDTRAYFRGECLRRFGADIAAASWDSVIFDLGGDSLVRIPTLEPLRGSKAHVGALLDSVDSAVELVEQLTN, from the coding sequence ATGCAACGGATCATCGGTACCGAGGTCGAGTACGGCATCTCGTCACCGTCTGACCCGACCGCAAATCCGATCCTGACCTCCACTCAGGCGGTGCTCGCCTACGCGGCGGCGGCTGGGATTCAGCGGGCCAAGCGGACACGCTGGGACTACGAGGTCGAATCACCGCTGCGGGATGCGCGCGGCTTTGACCTCAGCCGGTCCTCGGGGCCGCCCCCGATCGTCGACGCCGACGAGGTCGGTGCGGCCAACATGATCCTGACCAATGGGGCCCGCCTCTACGTCGACCATGCCCATCCCGAGTACTCCGCGCCCGAGGTCACCGACCCGATGGACGCCGTGATCTGGGACAAGGCCGGCGAACGTGTCATGGAGGCCGCGGCGCGCCACGTCGCGTCGGTGCCGGGTGCGGTCAAGCTGCAGCTGTACAAGAACAACGTCGACGGCAAGGGCGCGTCGTACGGGACGCACGAGAACTACCTGATGAGCCGGCAGACGCCGTTCTCCGCGGTGATCTCGGGACTCACGCCGTTCCTGGTGTCGCGGCAGGTGGTCAGCGGATCCGGGCGCGTAGGCATCGGACCCTCGGGCGACGAACCGGGGTTCCAGCTGTCCCAGCGCGCCGACTACATCGAGGTCGAGGTCGGCCTGGAGACCACGCTCAAGCGCGGCATCATCAACACCCGCGACGAACCGCATGCCGACGCCGACAAATACCGGCGCCTGCACGTGATCATCGGTGACGCGAACCTGGCTGAGACGTCGACCTACCTCAAGGTGGGCACGATGTCGCTGGTGCTCGACCTGATCGAGGAGGGGCCGCAGCACGGCCTCGACCTGTCCGATCTGGCGCTGGCCCGCCCCGTACACGCCGTGCACGTGATCAGCCGTGACCCGTCGCTGCGGGCCACTGTGGCGCTGGCCGACGGTCGCGAACTGACCGCCCTTGCGCTGCAACGCATCTACCTCGACCGGGTGGCCAAGCTCGTCGACGCACGTGATCCTGACCCGCGCGCATCGCACGTCGTGGAGACCTGGGCGCACGTGTTGGATCTGCTCGAGCGCGATCCCATGGAGTGCGCCGAGATCCTGGACTGGCCCGCCAAACTGCGTCTGCTCGAAGGGTTCCGCAATCGGGAGAACTTGAGCTGGTCGGCGCCGCGACTGCATCTGGTGGACCTGCAGTACTCCGATGTGCGGCTCGACAAGGGCCTGTACAACCGGTTGGTGGCGCGCGGTTCGATGAAGCGACTGGTGACCGAGCAGCAGGTGCTCGACGCGGTCGACAATCCGCCCACCGACACCCGGGCCTACTTCCGCGGTGAATGCCTGCGCCGGTTCGGCGCCGACATCGCCGCCGCGAGCTGGGATTCGGTGATCTTCGACCTCGGCGGCGACTCGCTGGTGCGGATTCCGACCCTTGAGCCGCTGCGTGGCAGCAAAGCCCATGTCGGGGCGCTGCTGGACTCTGTCGACAGCGCCGTCGAACTGGTCGAGCAGCTCACGAACTGA
- a CDS encoding ubiquitin-like protein Pup codes for MAQEQTKRGGGGGEDDDVTPSTAAGQERREKLAEDTDDLLDEIDDVLEENAEDFVRAYVQKGGQ; via the coding sequence ATGGCTCAGGAGCAGACCAAGCGCGGTGGTGGCGGCGGCGAAGACGACGATGTCACCCCCAGCACGGCCGCCGGCCAGGAGCGTCGCGAGAAGCTCGCCGAAGACACCGACGATCTGCTGGACGAGATCGATGACGTCCTCGAAGAGAACGCTGAGGACTTTGTGCGCGCGTACGTCCAAAAGGGCGGACAGTGA
- the prcB gene encoding proteasome subunit beta gives MTWPNDRLPGPSFNSLSDLSSFSDFLRRQAPDLLPNVRDGVGSGADLPHGTTIVALKYPGGVLIAGDRRSTQGNMIAGRDVQKVYITDDYTATGIAGTAAIAVEFARLYAVELEHYEKLEGVALTFPGKVNRLATMVRGNLGAALQGFIALPLLVGYDLDDPNPQGAGRIVSFDAAGGWHIEVEGFQSVGSGSLFAKSSMKKMYSRVRDADSALAVAIEALYDAADDDSATGGPDLVRGIFPTAVTIGAEGAEDVPEDRIEQLAREVIAGRSRADTFGPDDSSNINAAPRGDA, from the coding sequence GTGACCTGGCCGAACGATCGTCTGCCCGGCCCTTCCTTCAACTCCCTCTCCGACCTCTCGTCGTTCTCCGACTTTCTGCGGCGGCAGGCTCCTGACCTGCTGCCCAACGTGCGGGACGGCGTCGGATCGGGCGCGGATCTGCCGCACGGCACCACGATCGTCGCCCTGAAGTACCCCGGCGGCGTCCTCATTGCGGGGGACCGGCGCTCGACCCAGGGCAACATGATCGCCGGGCGCGACGTGCAGAAGGTCTACATCACTGATGACTACACCGCGACGGGCATCGCGGGCACGGCCGCCATCGCGGTCGAGTTCGCCCGGTTGTATGCCGTGGAACTCGAGCATTACGAGAAGCTCGAAGGTGTCGCGCTGACGTTCCCGGGCAAGGTCAATCGCCTGGCGACCATGGTGCGCGGCAACCTCGGTGCGGCCCTGCAGGGGTTCATCGCGCTGCCGCTGCTGGTGGGATACGACCTCGATGATCCGAACCCCCAGGGCGCGGGCCGCATCGTGTCGTTCGACGCCGCGGGTGGTTGGCACATCGAGGTCGAGGGTTTCCAGTCGGTGGGCTCCGGTTCACTGTTTGCGAAGTCGTCGATGAAGAAGATGTATTCGCGCGTCCGCGATGCTGATTCGGCGCTCGCCGTGGCGATTGAGGCGCTGTACGACGCTGCCGACGACGACTCGGCCACCGGTGGCCCGGATCTGGTGCGCGGCATCTTTCCGACCGCCGTGACCATCGGCGCCGAGGGAGCCGAGGACGTGCCTGAGGACCGGATCGAGCAGTTGGCCCGTGAGGTGATCGCAGGCCGGTCGCGGGCCGACACGTTCGGTCCGGACGACAGCTCCAACATCAACGCAGCGCCGCGGGGTGACGCATGA
- the prcA gene encoding proteasome subunit alpha, whose amino-acid sequence MSFPYFISPEQAMRERSELARKGIARGRSVVVLVYDQGVLFVAENPSRSLQKVSELYDRIGFAAVGRFNEFDNLRRGGIQFADTKGYAYDRRDVTGRQLANVYANTLGSIFTEQAKPYEVELCVAEVAHHGETRAPELYRITYDGSIADEPQFVVMGGTTEPIAVALKDTYTENPTLADAVTIAVNALQSAGNGEPRVLGPATLEVAVLDANRPRRAFRRITGAALEELLPVAEPPAESKE is encoded by the coding sequence ATGAGCTTTCCGTATTTCATTTCGCCCGAACAGGCGATGCGGGAGCGCAGCGAACTCGCCCGTAAGGGCATCGCCCGTGGCCGCAGCGTGGTGGTACTGGTCTATGACCAGGGTGTGCTGTTCGTCGCGGAGAACCCGTCGCGGTCCCTGCAGAAGGTCAGCGAGTTGTACGACCGCATCGGTTTCGCCGCGGTCGGCCGATTCAACGAGTTCGACAACCTGCGCCGCGGTGGCATCCAGTTCGCCGACACCAAGGGTTACGCCTACGACCGACGTGACGTCACGGGCCGGCAGTTGGCCAACGTGTACGCGAACACCCTCGGCTCGATCTTCACCGAGCAGGCCAAGCCCTACGAGGTCGAACTCTGCGTGGCCGAGGTGGCGCACCACGGCGAGACCCGGGCGCCCGAGCTGTACCGGATCACCTACGACGGGTCCATCGCCGATGAACCGCAGTTCGTCGTGATGGGTGGCACCACCGAGCCGATCGCCGTCGCGCTCAAGGACACCTACACCGAGAACCCGACGCTGGCCGACGCCGTGACCATCGCGGTCAACGCCCTGCAGTCCGCGGGCAACGGCGAGCCACGCGTGTTGGGCCCGGCCACTCTGGAGGTGGCGGTCCTCGACGCGAATCGGCCTCGTCGCGCGTTCCGCCGGATCACCGGTGCGGCGCTGGAGGAACTCCTGCCCGTGGCGGAACCGCCGGCAGAGTCCAAAGAGTGA
- a CDS encoding succinate dehydrogenase cytochrome b subunit has translation MTSAVDSSGSADAADAGHEVPRQPAGQRAGWQPRVPLSTVTLKLVMAFTGIVFALFVLVHMIGNLKAYTGAAHFDDYAHWLRTLGEPLLPYEGALWIFRVVLLACLLAHVGAAVVLTVRGRRARGAFRRTGMRSLRSFTGRTMLVGGVVLLLFIVFHILDLTVGAAPAASGSFASGQAYDNLVASFDRPAVALFYFLAMAVLGAHLAHGLWTVVNDLGVTGRRTRQVGVAVGGLLALAVMVGNMTIPVAVQLGAVR, from the coding sequence ATGACATCGGCGGTCGACAGCTCAGGATCCGCCGACGCCGCCGATGCGGGTCATGAGGTGCCACGGCAGCCGGCCGGGCAACGGGCGGGCTGGCAGCCGCGGGTGCCCCTCTCGACGGTGACCCTCAAGCTGGTGATGGCGTTCACCGGGATCGTCTTCGCGCTGTTCGTGCTGGTGCACATGATCGGCAACCTCAAGGCGTACACCGGTGCCGCGCACTTCGACGATTACGCGCACTGGCTGCGCACCCTGGGGGAGCCGCTGCTGCCGTACGAGGGTGCGCTGTGGATCTTCCGGGTGGTGCTGCTGGCCTGCCTGCTCGCCCACGTCGGTGCCGCGGTGGTGCTCACCGTGCGGGGACGTCGGGCCCGCGGTGCGTTCCGGCGCACCGGGATGCGGTCGCTGCGGTCGTTCACCGGCCGCACGATGCTGGTGGGCGGCGTCGTGCTGCTGCTGTTCATCGTCTTTCACATCCTCGATCTGACGGTGGGTGCCGCGCCCGCGGCCTCCGGTTCCTTCGCCTCGGGGCAGGCCTACGACAATCTCGTCGCGAGCTTCGACCGCCCCGCGGTCGCTCTGTTCTATTTCCTGGCGATGGCCGTCCTCGGCGCCCACTTGGCGCACGGACTGTGGACGGTTGTCAACGATCTGGGTGTCACCGGGCGCCGCACCCGGCAGGTCGGTGTGGCGGTGGGAGGTCTGCTGGCGCTGGCGGTCATGGTGGGGAATATGACCATTCCGGTGGCCGTGCAGTTGGGCGCGGTGCGATGA
- a CDS encoding fumarate reductase/succinate dehydrogenase flavoprotein subunit gives MTSLESRWGVGAPLAGGVPPGDPATAWERRLLDYRLVSPLNRRKFTVIVVGTGLAGAGCAAALGELGYHVECFTFHDAPRRAHSVAAQGGINAARGRKVDNDSVGRFVKDTVKGGDFRGREADCFRLAQESARVIDHMNAIGAPFAREYGGSLSTRSFGGVQVSRTYYTRGQTGQQLQIAASQALLRQVHAGSVNLHTRTEMLDLIVDHGVARGIVTRHLVTGEVRAWTGHAVVLATGGYGNVFYRSTLAKNSNASATWRAHLRGAVFASPAFIQFHPTALPVNSEWQSKTILMSESLRNDGRIWVPKKAGDERAPNDIPESDRDYYLERMYPSYGNLSPRDVSSRAARTQIEAGRGVGLLKNSVYLDFRDALARLGRDKIAERYGNLFSMYRDATGEDPYSVPMRIAPGAHFAMGGLWTDFDQMSSVPGLFVAGEASWAYHGANRLGANSLLSACVDGWFTLPYSIPNYLAGQLGTAPLALDAPAVTAALTETTVRVQTLLDIGGSQGPDRFHRRLGEILYRGCGVSRSAAGLTAAIAEIDDLTADFWADLRVAGTGAQFNQELEKAGRVADYLGLARLMCIDALDRDESCGAHFRVEHQTSDGEAQRDDEHWCFVSGWQHSADGPVRRAEPLTFSAVPLQTRNYA, from the coding sequence ATGACCTCGCTCGAGTCGCGGTGGGGGGTGGGTGCCCCCTTGGCCGGCGGGGTTCCCCCGGGTGATCCGGCCACGGCCTGGGAACGACGCCTCCTGGACTACCGCCTTGTGAGTCCGTTGAACCGGCGGAAGTTCACGGTCATCGTGGTGGGTACCGGGCTGGCGGGTGCGGGGTGTGCGGCCGCGCTCGGTGAACTCGGCTATCACGTCGAATGCTTCACGTTCCACGACGCTCCGCGGCGCGCGCACAGTGTCGCAGCGCAGGGCGGCATCAACGCGGCACGTGGACGCAAGGTCGACAACGACAGCGTCGGGCGGTTCGTGAAGGACACCGTCAAGGGTGGCGACTTCCGCGGTCGCGAAGCCGACTGCTTCCGGTTGGCCCAGGAGTCGGCGCGCGTCATCGACCACATGAATGCGATCGGTGCGCCGTTCGCCCGCGAGTACGGTGGCAGCCTGTCCACCCGCTCGTTCGGTGGCGTCCAGGTGTCACGGACTTACTACACCCGAGGCCAGACTGGACAGCAGCTCCAGATCGCCGCGAGTCAGGCGCTGCTGCGCCAGGTGCATGCGGGCAGCGTGAACCTGCACACGCGCACCGAGATGCTCGATCTGATCGTCGATCACGGGGTGGCACGCGGAATCGTCACGCGCCACCTGGTGACCGGTGAGGTGCGCGCCTGGACCGGCCATGCCGTGGTGCTGGCCACCGGCGGCTACGGCAACGTCTTCTATCGCTCGACGCTGGCCAAGAACTCCAATGCCAGCGCGACCTGGCGGGCCCACCTGCGTGGTGCGGTGTTCGCGTCACCGGCGTTCATCCAGTTCCATCCCACGGCGTTGCCGGTGAACTCGGAGTGGCAGTCGAAGACCATTCTGATGAGCGAGTCGCTGCGCAACGACGGCCGGATCTGGGTGCCGAAGAAGGCGGGGGATGAGCGGGCGCCCAACGACATTCCCGAGTCCGACCGGGACTACTACCTGGAACGGATGTATCCGTCCTACGGAAATCTGTCCCCGCGTGATGTGTCCTCGCGGGCCGCGCGCACGCAGATTGAGGCCGGCCGTGGGGTGGGCCTCTTGAAGAACAGCGTCTACCTCGACTTCCGGGATGCGTTGGCGCGGTTGGGTCGAGACAAGATCGCGGAACGTTACGGCAACCTGTTCTCGATGTATCGCGATGCGACCGGCGAGGACCCGTATTCGGTGCCCATGCGGATCGCCCCGGGAGCGCACTTCGCGATGGGTGGGTTGTGGACAGACTTCGACCAGATGTCCTCGGTACCTGGTCTTTTCGTGGCGGGGGAGGCCAGCTGGGCCTATCACGGCGCGAACCGGCTCGGCGCCAACTCGCTCCTGTCGGCGTGTGTCGACGGATGGTTCACACTGCCGTACTCGATTCCGAACTACCTTGCCGGGCAGTTGGGGACCGCACCGCTGGCCCTCGACGCCCCGGCCGTGACGGCGGCGCTCACCGAAACGACCGTGCGGGTGCAGACGCTGCTGGACATCGGCGGCAGCCAGGGCCCGGACCGTTTCCACCGCAGGCTCGGGGAGATCCTCTACCGCGGATGTGGGGTGTCCCGGTCGGCCGCCGGGCTGACGGCGGCGATCGCTGAGATCGATGACCTGACTGCGGACTTCTGGGCCGACCTGCGGGTCGCCGGAACCGGTGCACAGTTCAACCAGGAACTCGAAAAGGCGGGCCGGGTGGCCGATTACCTCGGACTGGCGCGCTTGATGTGCATCGACGCCTTGGATCGCGACGAGTCGTGCGGTGCGCACTTCCGGGTGGAGCATCAGACCTCCGACGGGGAGGCACAGCGAGACGACGAGCACTGGTGTTTCGTCTCGGGGTGGCAGCACAGTGCCGACGGGCCGGTTCGTCGTGCTGAACCGCTGACGTTCTCGGCAGTGCCGCTGCAGACGAGGAATTACGCATGA
- a CDS encoding succinate dehydrogenase/fumarate reductase iron-sulfur subunit, translating into MRLTLEIWRQADASSAGRYESYTVDDATPEMSLLELLDRLNDALVADGRDPVAFDSDCREGVCGSCGITVDGRPHGPLLNTPSCRQHVRSFSDGARVRLEPFRSAAYPVIRDLVVDRSALDRMITSGGYVAVDAGTAGDADAEPLPHEDAEYALDFAACIGCGACVAACPNGAAHLYAGAKLLHLGTVTRGRQERGRRAAALIAQMDQDFGPCSSYGECSAVCPESIPLTAVAAVNREVVRARLRGKPD; encoded by the coding sequence ATGAGGTTGACGCTGGAGATCTGGCGACAGGCCGACGCCTCGTCTGCCGGCCGCTACGAGTCGTACACGGTCGACGACGCGACTCCGGAGATGTCGCTGCTCGAACTGCTCGACCGACTCAACGATGCCCTGGTGGCCGACGGCCGGGATCCGGTGGCCTTCGATTCCGACTGCCGCGAAGGAGTGTGCGGATCCTGCGGGATCACGGTCGATGGTCGCCCGCATGGGCCACTCCTCAACACGCCGTCGTGCCGTCAGCACGTTCGATCCTTTTCCGATGGCGCTCGAGTCCGGCTCGAGCCCTTCCGCTCGGCGGCCTATCCGGTAATCCGTGACCTGGTGGTCGACCGTTCGGCGTTGGATCGCATGATCACCAGTGGCGGCTATGTGGCGGTGGACGCCGGCACTGCCGGGGATGCCGACGCCGAACCCCTGCCCCACGAGGACGCCGAGTACGCGTTGGACTTCGCGGCGTGTATCGGGTGCGGCGCCTGCGTCGCGGCATGCCCGAACGGGGCCGCCCATCTGTACGCGGGTGCCAAGCTCCTGCACTTGGGGACGGTGACACGCGGTCGTCAGGAGCGCGGACGTCGCGCGGCAGCGCTGATCGCCCAGATGGACCAGGATTTCGGCCCCTGTTCCAGCTACGGCGAATGCTCCGCGGTGTGCCCGGAGAGCATTCCGTTGACCGCGGTGGCTGCGGTGAACCGTGAGGTTGTTCGGGCGCGCCTCCGAGGCAAACCCGACTGA
- a CDS encoding anion permease, with protein MPYLWKAGVPIAVAVLVYVLPVPDGVEPTGMRMLGIFLGTILALILQPLPTGSVALIGMAVAMLTKTESAAKALAGFANTTVWLIVAAFFIAEGFLLTGLGRRIALLFVTRLGRSTLGLSYGMALTDLILAPATPSNTARCGGVVFPVVASLSQLEDSHPEPEESRKRLGAFLTLTALQVNVVTSAMFLTAMAGNPVAQEAARKLGVEISWGRWALAAIVPGIVSLVAVPWVMSKIYPPTIKKTPDAPQQARDQLREAGPMSRGEWIMAGTFVLLLILWCLGSVVKIDATTAAFVGIAILLITGVLSWKNLADNASAWSTLVFFGVLVGMASELNDLGVIDWIGNSVAGSVDALPWLVAFAILTLVYFYSHYLFASNTAHIVAMYAVFVGAAIATGAPPLFSALVFGFIGNLFGGLAHYSSGPAGVVYGSGYVKTAELFRIGFAISIVNILIWTLIGGGWMKLIGIW; from the coding sequence CTGCCGTACCTGTGGAAGGCCGGCGTGCCCATCGCGGTCGCGGTCCTGGTCTACGTCCTCCCGGTGCCCGACGGCGTGGAACCCACGGGCATGCGCATGCTCGGCATCTTCCTGGGCACGATCTTGGCGCTGATCCTGCAGCCCCTGCCGACCGGTTCGGTGGCGTTGATCGGCATGGCTGTGGCGATGCTGACGAAGACCGAGTCCGCGGCCAAAGCCTTGGCGGGCTTCGCCAATACAACGGTGTGGCTGATCGTCGCCGCGTTCTTCATCGCGGAGGGGTTTCTGCTGACTGGGCTGGGCCGGCGGATCGCGCTGCTGTTCGTGACGCGCCTGGGGCGATCGACACTGGGGTTGTCGTACGGCATGGCGCTGACTGATCTGATCCTGGCACCGGCGACTCCGTCGAACACCGCGCGGTGCGGGGGTGTGGTGTTTCCCGTCGTGGCCTCGCTGAGCCAGCTCGAGGACTCCCATCCCGAGCCGGAGGAGTCGCGTAAACGGCTGGGAGCGTTTCTCACCCTGACCGCGCTGCAGGTCAACGTCGTCACCTCGGCGATGTTCCTGACCGCGATGGCGGGAAATCCGGTGGCCCAGGAGGCGGCCCGGAAGCTGGGCGTCGAGATTTCCTGGGGGAGATGGGCATTGGCCGCGATCGTGCCCGGCATCGTCAGTCTGGTGGCGGTGCCGTGGGTGATGTCGAAGATCTATCCGCCGACGATCAAGAAGACGCCCGATGCACCGCAGCAGGCGCGTGATCAGTTGCGGGAAGCGGGGCCGATGTCCCGCGGGGAATGGATCATGGCCGGGACGTTCGTACTGCTGCTGATCCTCTGGTGCCTGGGCAGCGTGGTGAAGATAGACGCCACGACGGCCGCTTTCGTCGGGATCGCGATCCTGTTGATCACCGGGGTGCTCAGCTGGAAGAACCTCGCGGACAACGCCTCGGCCTGGAGCACACTGGTGTTCTTCGGCGTACTGGTCGGAATGGCTTCAGAACTCAACGATTTGGGTGTCATCGACTGGATTGGCAACTCGGTGGCCGGATCGGTCGACGCACTGCCGTGGCTGGTCGCATTCGCGATCCTGACGCTGGTCTATTTCTATTCGCACTATCTGTTCGCCTCCAACACCGCACACATCGTCGCGATGTACGCGGTGTTTGTCGGTGCCGCTATCGCGACCGGTGCTCCGCCGTTGTTTTCGGCGTTAGTGTTCGGATTCATCGGCAACCTCTTCGGTGGGTTGGCCCACTACTCCTCCGGCCCGGCGGGTGTGGTCTACGGCTCCGGGTACGTGAAGACCGCCGAGCTGTTCCGCATCGGTTTCGCCATCAGCATCGTCAACATCCTGATCTGGACGTTGATCGGCGGCGGCTGGATGAAGCTGATCGGAATTTGGTGA
- a CDS encoding FAD-binding domain has product MSQIAISGAGVAGATLAHWLHRTGHHVTLIEQAPAFRTGGYMTDFWGVGYRVAKRMGIEAQIRSAGYDVRYVRTVGTRGGAQAELNVDVIRRMIGEDFTSLPRGDLASAIYSDIAQQVDTIFGDSIVTIDEHPDGVGVTFENSAPQQFDLVVGADGLHSNVRRLVFGPEQNFERYLGCKVAACVVDGYRPRDDLVYVTFAVPGGQVARFALRDDRTMFLFVFRDAHGSAGLSPKGQLWNMFGDAGWECPQILTALNEVDDLYFDVVSQIQMDHWSQGRVALIGDAAGCISLLGGEGTGLAMTAAYILAGEIERAGDDYRRAFEAYEGLMHPFIEGKQAGAERMIGFFATRTKFGLWLRNMAIRVMNFRPLARLLAGRQLDDIELPDYRI; this is encoded by the coding sequence ATGTCGCAGATTGCCATCAGCGGGGCCGGCGTCGCGGGGGCGACACTTGCGCACTGGCTGCACAGGACGGGCCATCACGTCACGCTGATCGAACAGGCGCCCGCCTTCCGCACCGGCGGGTACATGACCGATTTCTGGGGTGTCGGGTACCGCGTGGCCAAACGGATGGGTATCGAGGCGCAGATCCGATCCGCCGGTTACGACGTTCGGTACGTCCGGACAGTCGGAACACGCGGTGGCGCACAAGCAGAATTGAACGTCGACGTCATTCGTCGCATGATCGGGGAGGACTTCACGAGTCTGCCGCGCGGCGATCTCGCGTCCGCCATCTACTCCGACATCGCCCAGCAGGTCGACACCATCTTCGGCGATAGCATCGTGACGATCGACGAGCACCCCGACGGAGTCGGCGTCACCTTCGAGAACTCGGCTCCCCAACAGTTCGATCTGGTCGTCGGCGCGGACGGACTCCATTCCAATGTGCGTCGCCTGGTCTTCGGTCCGGAACAGAATTTCGAGCGTTACCTGGGCTGCAAGGTGGCGGCCTGCGTGGTGGACGGCTACCGCCCGCGTGACGATCTCGTCTATGTCACCTTCGCCGTGCCGGGCGGGCAGGTCGCCCGGTTCGCCCTGCGTGACGACCGCACGATGTTTCTGTTCGTGTTCCGCGATGCGCACGGTAGCGCGGGGCTTTCCCCAAAAGGCCAGCTGTGGAACATGTTCGGTGACGCCGGGTGGGAATGCCCCCAGATCCTGACAGCGCTCAACGAGGTCGACGATCTCTACTTCGATGTGGTCAGTCAGATCCAGATGGACCACTGGTCGCAGGGACGAGTGGCTTTGATCGGCGACGCGGCCGGTTGCATATCGCTGCTCGGCGGTGAGGGCACCGGGCTGGCGATGACCGCGGCCTACATCCTGGCGGGCGAGATCGAGCGCGCCGGCGACGACTATCGCCGAGCCTTCGAAGCCTATGAAGGGCTCATGCATCCGTTCATCGAGGGCAAGCAGGCCGGTGCCGAACGGATGATCGGTTTCTTCGCCACCCGGACGAAATTCGGGCTGTGGCTGCGCAACATGGCCATTCGCGTGATGAACTTCCGGCCACTGGCCCGGCTGTTGGCCGGCAGACAGCTCGACGATATCGAGTTGCCTGACTACCGGATCTAG
- a CDS encoding ANTAR domain-containing response regulator, giving the protein MTGTTDEVKPHRVLIAEDEALIRLDLAEMLREEGYEVVGEAGDGQEAVELAEKLTPDLVIMDVKMPRRDGIDAAAEIASKRIAPIVVLTAFSQRDLVERARDAGAMAYLVKPFSITDLIPAIELAVSRFSEVSALENEVATLSDRLETRKLVERAKGLLQAKQGMSEPEAFKWIQRAAMDRRTTMKRVAEVVLETLDTPQTEPPTA; this is encoded by the coding sequence ATGACGGGAACCACCGACGAGGTCAAACCCCATCGCGTGCTGATCGCCGAGGACGAGGCGCTCATTCGCTTGGACTTGGCAGAGATGCTGCGCGAGGAGGGATATGAGGTCGTCGGCGAGGCCGGCGACGGGCAGGAGGCGGTGGAACTCGCCGAGAAGCTCACGCCCGATCTGGTGATCATGGACGTCAAGATGCCGCGTCGCGACGGCATCGACGCGGCCGCTGAGATCGCCAGCAAGCGCATCGCCCCCATCGTGGTGCTGACCGCGTTCAGCCAGCGGGATCTGGTCGAACGGGCCCGTGACGCCGGGGCCATGGCCTACCTGGTGAAGCCGTTCTCGATCACCGACCTCATCCCGGCCATCGAACTCGCGGTGAGCAGGTTCAGTGAGGTCAGCGCGCTCGAGAACGAAGTCGCGACGCTGTCGGACCGCCTGGAGACGCGAAAACTCGTCGAACGCGCGAAGGGTTTGCTGCAGGCCAAGCAGGGGATGAGCGAACCCGAGGCGTTCAAATGGATCCAGCGCGCCGCAATGGACCGGCGCACGACCATGAAGCGCGTCGCCGAAGTGGTGTTGGAGACGCTCGACACGCCGCAGACCGAGCCTCCCACCGCCTGA